In Paenibacillus sp. BIC5C1, a genomic segment contains:
- a CDS encoding YqzM family protein: protein MDANVRINDPREHVNEEPRNDLFDLIAGVAGMAGLMTVIFFGMVIFKFITE from the coding sequence ATGGATGCAAATGTGCGGATCAACGACCCGCGTGAACATGTGAACGAGGAACCCCGTAACGATCTGTTTGATCTGATAGCGGGTGTTGCTGGCATGGCCGGCCTGATGACGGTTATCTTTTTCGGAATGGTTATTTTCAAATTTATCACCGAATAG
- the dnaI gene encoding primosomal protein DnaI, with amino-acid sequence MESLGGLLQQLNPSFREQSRRIAAELMEDPYVREFRAGHPELKDAQLITDLSKLYQYAKDSKNCANCPGLDNCPNDFQGHFCKLEVEHFNGKPEIIDKKAPCSKHIARQNEHVIKQRIRSFYVDERALNAGYNDVEIMGKDRMRAPAVNQVLRYINDTKENGLSPQGLFLEGSFGTGKTFLMCYLLHELAVVGHTGVIIYMPDFVEDLKSMISEGNKLKETTDILKSCDLLIFDDIGAENLNPWVRDHVMGSILNYRMNRKPTFYTSNYNLDGLEKHLSFTSRDGEEMNKGQRLMDRIRPFVDVISVRGENQRGKR; translated from the coding sequence ATGGAATCCTTGGGAGGACTGCTTCAGCAGCTGAATCCTTCCTTTCGTGAACAGTCGCGGCGGATTGCGGCGGAATTGATGGAAGATCCGTACGTACGCGAATTCCGCGCAGGTCATCCTGAACTGAAAGATGCACAGCTTATTACCGATCTGAGCAAGCTGTATCAGTATGCCAAAGATTCGAAGAACTGTGCGAACTGTCCGGGGCTCGACAACTGTCCTAACGATTTCCAGGGTCACTTTTGCAAACTGGAAGTAGAGCATTTTAACGGTAAACCCGAAATTATAGATAAAAAAGCACCTTGTTCCAAACATATCGCCCGGCAAAATGAGCATGTTATCAAGCAAAGAATCCGCAGTTTCTATGTGGACGAGCGTGCGCTCAATGCAGGATATAACGATGTGGAAATCATGGGCAAGGATCGGATGCGTGCTCCGGCGGTGAACCAGGTTCTGCGTTATATTAACGACACCAAGGAGAATGGATTGTCTCCGCAAGGACTGTTTTTGGAAGGATCATTTGGAACGGGCAAGACGTTTCTGATGTGTTATCTGCTGCATGAACTCGCGGTTGTGGGCCACACGGGTGTTATTATCTACATGCCTGATTTTGTGGAGGATCTGAAATCCATGATCAGTGAAGGGAACAAGCTGAAGGAAACGACGGATATTTTGAAAAGCTGTGATCTGCTCATCTTTGATGATATTGGGGCAGAAAATCTGAACCCATGGGTTAGGGATCATGTGATGGGTTCCATTCTGAACTACCGTATGAATCGCAAACCTACATTTTACACGTCCAACTACAACTTGGATGGGCTGGAGAAACATCTTAGCTTCACCAGTAGGGACGGCGAGGAAATGAACAAAGGCCAGCGTTTGATGGACCGGATTCGTCCGTTTGTTGATGTCATCTCGGTTCGGGGTGAGAATCAGCGGGGCAAACGTTAA